From Xylanivirga thermophila, the proteins below share one genomic window:
- a CDS encoding type II toxin-antitoxin system PemK/MazF family toxin, with protein sequence MNELDKNNFNNLEFGDIIKINFSPSKGHEQRGYRPGLVISDPITQKELNGIVTVVPITNSTSTFFTRVNLDEYNIETKGDILMDQIKVLDLSERQFEFIEKAPKEVLSKCNVIFNAIYEKMLNS encoded by the coding sequence ATGAATGAATTAGATAAAAATAATTTCAATAATTTAGAGTTTGGAGATATAATAAAAATTAATTTTTCTCCTTCTAAGGGACATGAACAAAGAGGGTACAGACCTGGACTTGTGATATCAGATCCTATTACACAAAAAGAACTAAATGGTATAGTAACAGTAGTTCCAATAACAAATTCAACTAGCACTTTTTTTACTAGAGTAAATCTTGATGAATACAATATTGAAACTAAAGGTGATATCCTAATGGATCAAATTAAAGTATTGGATTTAAGTGAAAGACAATTTGAATTTATAGAAAAGGCACCTAAAGAAGTATTGAGTAAGTGTAATGTTATTTTTAATGCTATTTACGAAAAAATGTTAAATTCTTAA